A genomic region of Nitrosomonas ureae contains the following coding sequences:
- a CDS encoding type 1 glutamine amidotransferase, protein MKPVAIFRHLPIEGPGYFATFLDNNHIPWRLIKIDAGEKLPNGIDEFSGLVFMGGPMSVNDDLPWIKSSLSLIRQAVTEEMPVLGHCLGGQLMAKALGGIVKASPVKEMGWGKVTVPDHHIAREWFGDLTTFNSFHWHGEAFSLPQGATGILSSPYCENQAFALGIHLGMQCHVEMTERLVRDWCSVAAEELASLNEASVQSIDEIEKNLPERVAALNSVADGLYKKWIAHLK, encoded by the coding sequence ATGAAGCCGGTTGCAATTTTTAGACATTTACCCATCGAAGGGCCGGGCTATTTTGCCACATTTCTCGACAACAATCATATTCCTTGGCGCTTAATTAAAATTGATGCAGGTGAAAAACTACCCAACGGCATCGATGAATTCAGCGGTTTAGTATTTATGGGTGGACCCATGAGCGTCAACGACGATTTACCCTGGATCAAATCGTCGCTGTCATTGATTCGCCAAGCGGTTACTGAGGAGATGCCGGTATTGGGTCATTGTTTGGGGGGGCAATTGATGGCCAAGGCGCTGGGTGGCATTGTCAAAGCCAGTCCGGTAAAGGAAATGGGGTGGGGTAAAGTCACCGTGCCTGATCATCACATTGCGCGGGAATGGTTCGGTGATCTAACCACTTTCAACTCTTTTCATTGGCATGGTGAAGCTTTCAGTCTACCTCAAGGTGCTACGGGTATCTTATCCAGTCCATATTGTGAAAATCAAGCTTTTGCGCTCGGGATACATTTAGGCATGCAGTGCCATGTCGAAATGACAGAACGTTTAGTGCGAGATTGGTGCAGCGTGGCTGCAGAGGAGCTTGCCAGCTTAAACGAAGCATCAGTGCAGTCAATAGATGAAATTGAAAAAAACTTGCCTGAGCGCGTGGCGGCATTAAATTCGGTAGCTGATGGCCTGTACAAAAAATGGATTGCACATTTGAAATAA